From Streptomyces sp. GSL17-111, one genomic window encodes:
- a CDS encoding FAD-dependent oxidoreductase, with the protein MHRPTHAVVLGGGLAGMLAAAALARHVDRVTVAERDVLPTRPEPRKGVPQARHAHLLWSGGARAVEALVPGMEERWLAAGARRIGMPDGIVSLSAQGWLHRWPDLQYLITCSRDLLDQTLRQRVLADDRITVRQGVTAEGLTGGATRVTGVRLRVPATGEETTVDADLVVDATGRASRAPAWLEHLGLPDVPEEVIDSGLAYATRLFHAPPDSGPAVPLVNVQADHRAPRPGRTATLVPIEGDRWLVTLSGTRGGEPPLDAEKFTEFARDGVRHPIVGELLAAAEPAGPVHGSRSTVNRRRSFERLPRWPDGFVVLGDAVATYNPVYGHGMSVAAHGATALHENLARRGLAPGTARAVQRAVARAVDGAWSTATSQDVRYPDAIGPRPPLPLKLLGRYVDRLMATANTRPAAARALYTAFTLSGPMAGLVAPAALLATLRGPRRPAPAEPPFTAEELRTLRLPDPV; encoded by the coding sequence GTGCACAGACCGACACACGCCGTGGTGCTGGGCGGCGGCCTCGCCGGCATGCTCGCCGCCGCCGCGCTGGCCCGGCACGTCGACCGCGTCACCGTCGCCGAACGTGACGTCCTGCCCACCCGCCCCGAGCCGCGCAAGGGCGTGCCCCAGGCCCGCCACGCACACCTGCTGTGGTCCGGCGGGGCCCGCGCCGTCGAGGCGCTGGTGCCCGGCATGGAGGAGCGGTGGCTGGCCGCCGGGGCCCGGCGCATCGGTATGCCCGACGGCATCGTGTCCCTGTCCGCCCAGGGCTGGCTGCACCGCTGGCCCGACCTGCAGTACCTCATCACCTGCAGTCGCGACCTGCTCGACCAGACGCTGCGCCAACGGGTGCTGGCCGACGACCGGATCACCGTCCGGCAGGGCGTCACCGCCGAGGGCCTCACGGGCGGGGCCACCCGCGTCACCGGCGTCCGGCTGCGGGTCCCGGCCACCGGCGAGGAGACCACCGTCGACGCCGACCTGGTCGTGGACGCGACCGGGCGGGCCTCCCGCGCCCCCGCGTGGCTGGAACACCTCGGGCTGCCCGACGTGCCCGAGGAGGTCATCGACTCCGGCCTGGCCTACGCCACCCGCCTCTTCCACGCCCCGCCCGACAGCGGCCCGGCCGTGCCCCTGGTCAACGTCCAGGCCGACCACCGCGCACCCCGGCCCGGTCGCACGGCGACGCTGGTCCCGATCGAGGGGGACCGCTGGCTGGTCACCCTCTCCGGCACGCGCGGCGGCGAACCGCCCCTGGACGCGGAGAAGTTCACGGAGTTCGCGCGCGACGGCGTGCGGCACCCGATCGTGGGGGAGCTGCTGGCCGCTGCGGAACCCGCCGGGCCGGTGCACGGCTCACGCAGCACCGTCAACCGCCGCCGCTCCTTCGAGCGCCTGCCGCGCTGGCCGGACGGGTTCGTGGTCCTCGGGGACGCGGTCGCCACCTACAACCCCGTCTACGGACACGGCATGTCCGTGGCCGCCCACGGCGCCACCGCCCTGCACGAGAACCTGGCCCGGCGCGGCCTGGCCCCCGGCACCGCCCGCGCCGTCCAGCGCGCCGTCGCCCGGGCCGTCGACGGTGCCTGGTCCACCGCCACCAGCCAGGACGTCCGGTACCCGGACGCCATCGGTCCCCGGCCGCCGCTGCCGCTGAAGCTGCTGGGACGGTACGTCGACCGGCTGATGGCCACGGCCAACACCCGCCCCGCCGCCGCCCGGGCCCTCTACACCGCCTTCACCCTCTCCGGCCCCATGGCCGGACTCGTCGCCCCCGCCGCCCTGCTGGCCACGCTCCGGGGCCCCCGCCGCCCGGCCCCCGCCGAGCCCCCCTTCACCGCCGAGGAACTCCGCACCCTCCGCCTCCCCGACCCCGTCTGA
- a CDS encoding M20/M25/M40 family metallo-hydrolase has product MSESSPTTAGSAGTGEAGPGKAAAAESEVVGLCRDLIRIDTSNYGDGRGPGERKAAEYVAEQLAEVGLEPEVFESRPGRASTVVRVPGEDSSRPGLLIHGHLDVVPANADDWTHHPFSGEIADGCVWGRGAVDMKDMDAMTLAVIRDRVRSGRRPPRDIVLAFLADEEAGGTYGSRYLVDHRPELLEGVTEAIGEVGGFSFTVNENLRLYLIETAQKGMHWMRLTVDGTAGHGSMTNDDNAITELCEAVGRLGRHKFPVRVTKTVRAFLDELSDALGVELDPENMDETLARLGGIAKIIGATLQNTAQPTQLGAGYKVNVIPGQATAHVDGRFLPGHEEEFLADLDRVLGPRVRREDEHADKALETTFDGALVDAMQSSLRAEDPAARAVPYMLSGGTDAKQFDDLGIRCFGFAPLKLPPELDFAGMFHGVDERVPVDGLTFGVRVLDRFIDQC; this is encoded by the coding sequence GTGAGTGAGTCGAGCCCGACCACGGCAGGCAGCGCAGGCACCGGAGAGGCCGGACCCGGGAAGGCCGCGGCGGCCGAGAGCGAGGTCGTCGGCCTGTGCCGGGACCTGATCCGTATCGACACGAGCAACTACGGCGACGGCCGGGGGCCGGGGGAGCGGAAGGCGGCCGAGTACGTCGCCGAGCAGCTGGCGGAGGTCGGTCTGGAGCCGGAGGTCTTCGAGTCGCGGCCCGGGCGGGCGTCCACGGTCGTGCGGGTGCCGGGTGAGGACTCCTCGCGTCCGGGGCTGCTCATCCACGGCCACCTGGACGTCGTCCCCGCCAACGCGGACGACTGGACCCACCACCCGTTCTCCGGCGAGATCGCCGACGGCTGCGTGTGGGGGCGCGGCGCGGTGGACATGAAGGACATGGACGCGATGACGCTCGCCGTCATCCGTGACCGCGTGCGCAGCGGACGCCGCCCGCCGCGCGACATCGTGCTGGCCTTCCTCGCCGACGAGGAGGCGGGCGGCACCTACGGCTCGCGCTACCTCGTGGACCACCGCCCGGAGCTGCTCGAAGGGGTCACCGAGGCCATCGGGGAGGTGGGCGGCTTCTCGTTCACGGTCAACGAGAACCTGCGGCTCTACCTGATCGAGACCGCCCAGAAGGGCATGCACTGGATGCGGCTGACCGTCGACGGCACGGCCGGGCACGGCTCGATGACCAACGACGACAACGCCATCACCGAGCTGTGCGAGGCCGTCGGGCGGCTGGGACGGCACAAGTTCCCCGTGCGGGTCACCAAGACGGTGCGGGCCTTCCTGGACGAACTCTCCGACGCGCTCGGCGTCGAGCTCGACCCGGAGAACATGGACGAGACCCTCGCCCGGCTCGGCGGCATCGCCAAGATCATCGGTGCCACCCTCCAGAACACCGCGCAGCCCACCCAGCTGGGCGCGGGCTACAAGGTCAACGTCATCCCGGGCCAGGCCACCGCGCACGTGGACGGCCGGTTCCTGCCGGGGCACGAGGAGGAGTTCCTGGCCGACCTCGACCGCGTCCTCGGGCCGCGCGTGCGGCGCGAGGACGAGCACGCGGACAAGGCGCTGGAGACGACCTTCGACGGCGCCCTGGTGGACGCCATGCAGAGCTCGCTGCGGGCGGAGGACCCGGCCGCCCGCGCGGTGCCCTACATGCTCTCCGGCGGCACCGACGCCAAGCAGTTCGACGACCTGGGCATCCGGTGCTTCGGCTTCGCCCCGCTCAAGCTCCCCCCGGAGCTCGACTTCGCGGGCATGTTCCACGGGGTCGACGAGCGGGTGCCGGTGGACGGCCTCACGTTCGGCGTCCGCGTGCTTGACCGCTTCATCGACCAGTGCTGA
- the chpH gene encoding chaplin ChpH, with product MIKKVVAAAAATGGLLLAGAGVAVADAGAEGAAVGSPGVLSGNVVQVPVHVPVNVCGNTVNVIALLNPTFGNVCVND from the coding sequence ATGATCAAGAAGGTCGTCGCTGCTGCGGCTGCCACCGGTGGTCTGCTGCTCGCGGGTGCGGGCGTGGCCGTCGCCGACGCCGGTGCCGAGGGTGCCGCCGTCGGGTCGCCGGGTGTTCTCTCCGGCAACGTCGTGCAGGTGCCGGTCCACGTCCCGGTGAACGTCTGCGGCAACACCGTCAACGTCATCGCGCTGCTGAACCCCACCTTCGGCAACGTCTGCGTCAACGACTGA
- a CDS encoding chaplin codes for MRQVTRKGLITVVAASGALAMSGGAAFADADAEGAAVGSPGVLSGNNVQVPVHVPVNACGNTVSVVGALNPAMGNKCVNDGGHHDDGGHHQNDGKPGGHHGHHGDGGHGGGQQDGGHGGGHQEGGHHGGHQGGSHSGGGATAEGAAVGSPGVASGNNVQAPVDVPVNACGNSVNVVGLLNPAMGNECVNDSGHPEHPEYPEPEVPEEEKPEEPEEEKPEEPQEEQPPSDTPDESTPQEDRPNEPRAQLAETGGPSALTTVVPAGVTMLLGGYVLYRRARVGQN; via the coding sequence ATGCGACAGGTCACCAGGAAGGGCCTGATCACCGTCGTGGCCGCCAGCGGCGCGCTCGCCATGAGCGGTGGCGCGGCGTTCGCCGACGCGGACGCCGAGGGTGCCGCCGTCGGGTCTCCGGGTGTTCTCTCCGGCAACAACGTCCAGGTGCCGGTCCACGTGCCGGTCAACGCCTGCGGCAACACGGTGAGCGTCGTCGGGGCACTGAACCCGGCGATGGGCAACAAGTGCGTCAACGACGGCGGTCACCACGACGACGGCGGTCACCACCAGAACGACGGCAAGCCGGGCGGTCACCACGGTCACCACGGTGACGGGGGCCACGGCGGTGGTCAGCAGGACGGCGGCCACGGCGGCGGTCACCAGGAGGGCGGCCACCACGGCGGCCACCAGGGCGGCTCGCACAGCGGTGGCGGTGCCACGGCGGAGGGTGCGGCCGTCGGCTCGCCCGGCGTCGCGTCCGGCAACAACGTGCAGGCCCCGGTCGACGTGCCGGTCAACGCCTGCGGCAACAGCGTGAACGTCGTGGGCCTGCTCAACCCGGCCATGGGCAACGAGTGCGTCAACGACTCCGGTCACCCCGAGCACCCGGAGTACCCGGAGCCCGAGGTGCCGGAGGAGGAGAAGCCGGAGGAGCCCGAGGAGGAGAAGCCCGAGGAGCCGCAGGAGGAGCAGCCGCCTTCGGACACCCCGGACGAGTCCACCCCGCAGGAGGACCGCCCGAACGAGCCCCGGGCGCAGCTCGCCGAGACCGGTGGGCCGTCCGCGCTCACCACCGTCGTCCCGGCCGGCGTCACCATGCTGCTCGGCGGCTACGTGCTCTACCGCCGCGCCCGTGTGGGCCAGAACTGA
- a CDS encoding DUF5703 family protein, which translates to MPEYEFRDVYVPRGVSRNAAVRLLTDEAEYGYWELDRLRLHPDGSRRVRLRRRIIRQVRATW; encoded by the coding sequence ATGCCGGAATACGAATTTCGCGATGTGTACGTACCGCGCGGGGTGTCCCGCAACGCCGCAGTGCGCCTGCTGACCGACGAGGCCGAGTACGGGTACTGGGAGCTGGACCGGCTCCGCCTGCACCCGGACGGCAGCCGCCGGGTGCGGCTGCGCCGGAGAATCATCCGCCAGGTCAGGGCGACCTGGTGA
- a CDS encoding ATP-binding domain-containing protein: protein MNASPGTGPDGPNTADAPDGKAAELMAAVRAVESGEKSAAEFFPAPEPARPARRRAPAPGPVSGGASASAPAGPVAVPAEVREVLAAGGAPEALAPSVVLALGPQAAEELREDPWRLLAVAGVRPEQADSFAAALSEPGADAGPGDPRRAQALAGWLLEAAARAGHTVLEFDVLARKLAQYGVPEPEDAVRDAVDAGALLVFRPDGDGTPPAEEAEGTGGADGIVGAEQSAEAASAEPPPLLLGLERWAVAEESLADGLHRLITTFRPPQDEDAEAWAAAASAAPSPSAAELVRAAAAHGLVTHTGGEAARAEPAALVGAARAMGLRACAATHTEDGRRRLAALVPAAPVAEGPPAEGLLEGSAEGSAEDAPAPVAVTVAGLLAGAQGPGREDDGSLPLDLLVVLDAPLLDTETAAALVEALPDGARLVLSGDPHVLGSAGPGQVLEDVLAAAVAPRVASRTPDPGPLGELVSGIGVGELTQVAAPDKELVIVPVREPAEAVHRTVQLVAGSVPRAFGIEPGDTQVITTGHPGGAGTTALNAALKERFNPGPGRFGGFDPGDRVTYSPAPGRPLFATVAGADEEGLRLDGPHGPFTVAKDRVTTAVRHAWAVTAHQAAGGRWPAAVVVLPGDAADALDRRWVYTAFGRAERHLSVVHGVQDALPQAVAQRPGAPRTTRLRDLLRPRPAAAGEPGGA from the coding sequence GTGAACGCCAGCCCGGGCACCGGCCCCGACGGCCCCAACACCGCCGACGCCCCCGACGGCAAGGCGGCCGAGCTGATGGCCGCCGTACGGGCCGTGGAGAGCGGCGAGAAGTCGGCCGCGGAGTTCTTCCCCGCCCCCGAGCCGGCACGTCCCGCCCGCCGCCGGGCCCCCGCGCCGGGGCCGGTGTCGGGAGGCGCGTCCGCGTCCGCTCCCGCCGGGCCCGTCGCCGTCCCGGCCGAGGTGCGCGAGGTCCTCGCCGCCGGGGGCGCCCCGGAGGCGCTGGCCCCTTCCGTCGTACTGGCGCTGGGCCCGCAGGCCGCTGAGGAGCTGCGGGAGGACCCCTGGCGGCTGCTGGCCGTGGCCGGGGTCCGCCCCGAGCAGGCCGACTCCTTCGCCGCCGCTCTGAGCGAGCCCGGCGCGGACGCCGGTCCGGGCGACCCCCGGCGCGCCCAGGCGCTGGCCGGCTGGCTGCTGGAGGCCGCCGCGCGGGCCGGCCACACCGTCCTGGAGTTCGACGTGCTGGCCCGGAAGCTCGCGCAGTACGGCGTCCCCGAGCCCGAGGACGCCGTGCGGGACGCCGTGGACGCCGGTGCGCTCCTGGTCTTCCGGCCCGACGGGGACGGCACCCCGCCCGCCGAGGAGGCGGAGGGCACCGGCGGCGCCGACGGGATCGTCGGCGCCGAGCAGTCCGCCGAGGCCGCGTCGGCGGAACCGCCGCCCCTGCTGCTCGGCCTGGAACGGTGGGCGGTGGCCGAGGAGTCGCTGGCCGACGGGCTGCACCGGCTGATCACGACCTTCCGCCCCCCGCAGGACGAGGACGCCGAGGCCTGGGCGGCCGCCGCCTCCGCCGCGCCCTCCCCGTCGGCCGCGGAGCTCGTCCGGGCCGCCGCCGCGCACGGCCTGGTGACCCACACCGGGGGCGAGGCGGCCCGCGCGGAGCCCGCCGCCCTCGTCGGCGCGGCCCGCGCGATGGGGCTGCGGGCCTGCGCCGCCACACACACCGAGGACGGCCGGCGGCGGCTCGCGGCGCTCGTCCCGGCGGCACCCGTCGCCGAGGGCCCACCGGCGGAGGGCCTGCTGGAGGGTTCGGCGGAGGGTTCGGCGGAGGACGCGCCCGCGCCGGTGGCCGTCACGGTGGCCGGGCTGCTGGCGGGCGCTCAGGGCCCGGGCCGCGAGGACGACGGCTCCCTCCCCCTGGACCTCCTCGTCGTCCTGGACGCTCCGCTGCTGGACACCGAGACGGCGGCCGCCCTGGTGGAGGCGCTGCCGGACGGCGCCCGGCTGGTGCTGAGCGGCGATCCGCACGTCCTCGGTTCCGCCGGGCCGGGGCAGGTCCTGGAGGACGTCCTGGCCGCCGCCGTCGCGCCGCGCGTCGCCTCCCGCACCCCTGATCCGGGGCCGCTCGGGGAGCTCGTCTCCGGGATCGGCGTCGGTGAGCTGACGCAGGTGGCCGCGCCGGACAAGGAGCTCGTCATCGTGCCGGTGCGGGAACCGGCCGAGGCCGTGCACCGCACCGTGCAGCTCGTGGCGGGCTCGGTGCCGCGCGCTTTCGGCATCGAGCCGGGCGACACCCAGGTCATCACCACCGGGCACCCCGGAGGCGCGGGCACGACGGCACTGAACGCCGCCCTCAAGGAGCGGTTCAATCCGGGCCCCGGCCGGTTCGGGGGCTTCGACCCGGGCGACCGGGTGACCTACTCCCCCGCTCCCGGCCGCCCGCTCTTCGCCACCGTGGCGGGGGCCGACGAGGAGGGCCTGCGGCTGGACGGTCCGCACGGGCCGTTCACGGTCGCCAAGGACCGGGTGACCACGGCGGTGCGGCACGCCTGGGCCGTCACCGCGCACCAGGCCGCGGGCGGCCGCTGGCCGGCCGCCGTCGTCGTCCTCCCGGGCGACGCCGCCGACGCGCTGGACCGGCGCTGGGTCTACACCGCGTTCGGCCGGGCCGAGCGGCATCTGTCCGTGGTCCACGGGGTGCAGGACGCGCTCCCCCAGGCTGTCGCGCAGCGGCCGGGCGCCCCCCGCACGACCCGGCTACGGGATCTGCTGAGGCCCCGCCCGGCGGCCGCCGGGGAGCCGGGCGGGGCCTGA
- a CDS encoding aldo/keto reductase → MKQRQFGRTGLRVSRIGLGTLTWAGHPGDQAAAEHRAADMLKTFWNAGGTLVDTADVYADGGAEYLLGRLLGGLVPREDLVIATKSGGVARPDRRSDGSRGHLLAALDASLRRLGTDHVDLWQIHGFDALTPLEETLHAVDLAVSSGRARYAGVAGFSGWQLAKAATWQLAVPARVRLAGVQLEYSLLQRGVEREVLPAALDLGLGLLPASPLGRGVLSGKYRDGARPAESRASSERLAGFVEPYLTGPAEHIVEAVSIAADGLAVTPLQVALAWVRDRPGVTAPLVGARTVGQLEEALSVEALTLPDEITVALDDVSAPEHRYPDHDWSTL, encoded by the coding sequence ATGAAGCAACGGCAGTTCGGCCGCACCGGCCTGCGCGTGTCCCGGATCGGCCTCGGCACCCTCACCTGGGCCGGACATCCAGGAGACCAGGCCGCGGCGGAACACCGGGCCGCCGACATGCTGAAAACGTTCTGGAACGCCGGCGGCACCCTCGTCGACACCGCCGACGTCTACGCCGACGGCGGGGCGGAGTACCTGCTCGGCCGGCTGCTGGGTGGTCTGGTACCTCGCGAGGACCTGGTGATCGCCACCAAGTCCGGCGGCGTCGCCCGGCCCGACCGGCGCTCCGACGGCTCCCGGGGTCACCTGCTCGCCGCCCTGGACGCCTCGCTGCGGCGGCTGGGCACCGACCACGTCGACCTGTGGCAGATACACGGCTTCGACGCGCTGACTCCGCTGGAGGAGACGCTGCACGCCGTCGACCTGGCGGTCAGCAGCGGGCGCGCCCGCTACGCCGGGGTGGCCGGCTTCTCGGGCTGGCAGCTGGCCAAGGCCGCGACCTGGCAGCTGGCCGTCCCCGCCCGCGTCCGGCTGGCGGGCGTCCAGCTGGAGTACTCGCTTCTCCAGCGCGGCGTGGAACGGGAGGTGCTGCCCGCCGCCCTCGACCTCGGACTCGGGCTCCTGCCCGCCTCGCCGCTCGGTCGCGGGGTGCTCAGCGGCAAGTACCGCGACGGCGCCCGCCCGGCGGAGTCACGTGCGTCCTCCGAACGGCTGGCGGGCTTCGTCGAGCCGTACCTGACCGGACCGGCCGAACACATCGTCGAAGCGGTGTCCATCGCCGCCGACGGACTGGCCGTGACCCCGCTCCAGGTGGCGCTGGCCTGGGTGCGCGACCGGCCGGGCGTCACCGCGCCGCTGGTCGGGGCGCGCACCGTCGGGCAACTGGAGGAGGCCCTGTCAGTGGAGGCGCTTACGCTGCCCGACGAGATCACCGTTGCCCTGGACGACGTGTCCGCTCCGGAGCACCGCTACCCCGACCACGACTGGAGCACGCTGTGA
- a CDS encoding LLM class F420-dependent oxidoreductase, with translation MRLGINLGYWGAGMDHDNLAVAQEADRLGYSVCWAAEAYGSDAPTVLSWVAAQTERIEIGSGIFQIPARTPAMTAMTAATLDSLSGGRFRLGLGVSGPQVSEGWYGVKFDKPLARTREYVEIVRKAMSRERLSHQGEHWTLPLPDGPGKPIKLTVHPVREHIPLYIAAIGPKNLEQTGEIADGALLVFFAPEHAEETTLGAVRAGRAKVGKGLEGFDICPTVPMAVGDDNDVEALADFFRPYTALYVGGMGSRKQNFYNKLAQRMGYEKEAAEIQDKYLAGDKDGAAAAVPRRLIDATTLLGSVERVADRMRAYAEAGVGTLNLAPAGFTLEERVASLRAGVEALERSGAA, from the coding sequence ATGCGGCTCGGTATCAACCTCGGCTACTGGGGTGCCGGGATGGATCACGACAATCTCGCCGTCGCCCAGGAGGCCGACCGGCTCGGCTACTCCGTCTGCTGGGCCGCCGAGGCCTACGGCTCGGACGCGCCCACCGTGCTCTCCTGGGTGGCCGCCCAGACCGAGCGCATCGAGATCGGCTCCGGAATCTTCCAGATCCCGGCCCGCACCCCGGCGATGACGGCCATGACCGCCGCCACCCTCGACTCCCTCTCCGGCGGCCGGTTCCGCCTCGGCCTCGGCGTCTCCGGGCCGCAGGTCTCCGAGGGGTGGTACGGCGTCAAGTTCGACAAGCCGCTCGCCCGTACCCGCGAGTACGTGGAGATCGTCCGCAAGGCGATGTCCCGGGAGCGGCTCAGCCACCAGGGCGAGCACTGGACGCTGCCGCTGCCCGACGGCCCCGGCAAGCCGATCAAGCTCACGGTGCACCCGGTGCGCGAGCACATCCCGCTCTACATCGCCGCCATCGGACCGAAGAACCTGGAGCAGACCGGCGAGATCGCCGACGGTGCCCTGCTGGTCTTCTTCGCGCCCGAGCACGCCGAGGAGACCACGCTGGGCGCCGTCCGGGCCGGACGGGCCAAGGTCGGCAAGGGCCTGGAGGGCTTCGACATCTGCCCCACCGTCCCGATGGCCGTCGGCGACGACAACGACGTCGAGGCGCTCGCCGACTTCTTCCGCCCCTACACCGCGCTCTACGTCGGCGGCATGGGCAGCCGGAAGCAGAACTTCTACAACAAGCTCGCCCAGCGCATGGGGTACGAGAAGGAGGCGGCCGAGATCCAGGACAAGTACCTGGCCGGGGACAAGGACGGCGCCGCCGCGGCCGTCCCCCGGCGGCTCATCGACGCGACGACCCTGCTGGGCAGCGTCGAACGCGTGGCCGACCGGATGCGGGCCTACGCGGAGGCGGGCGTCGGCACGCTCAACCTCGCCCCGGCCGGCTTCACGTTGGAGGAGCGCGTCGCCTCCCTGCGGGCGGGCGTGGAGGCGCTGGAGCGCTCCGGCGCCGCCTGA
- a CDS encoding histidine phosphatase family protein has protein sequence MPTLLLVRHGRSTANTSGLLAGRTPGVTLDETGEAQAAALPARLAGVPLAAAVRSPLLRCGQTLRPLAAERPGLTVTEDERIAECDYGDWTGRKLAELLDEPLMAAVQQHPSSVSFPGGETMRAMQRRAVEAVRDWNERVTAEHGADAVYLMCSHGDIIKSVVADALGMHLDLFQRVSVEPASVTAIRYTALRPFVVRLGDTGTLASLAPQEPDAAAPGPEGSVPGQDGNAAVGGGA, from the coding sequence ATGCCCACGCTCCTCCTCGTGCGTCACGGCCGCTCGACGGCCAACACCTCCGGACTCCTGGCCGGCCGCACGCCCGGCGTCACGCTCGACGAGACCGGGGAGGCCCAGGCCGCCGCCCTGCCCGCCCGGCTGGCCGGGGTGCCCCTGGCCGCCGCCGTCCGCAGCCCGCTGCTGCGCTGCGGCCAGACGCTGCGGCCGCTGGCCGCCGAGCGGCCCGGCCTGACGGTCACGGAGGACGAGCGCATCGCCGAGTGCGACTACGGCGACTGGACGGGCCGCAAGCTCGCCGAACTGCTCGACGAGCCGTTGATGGCCGCCGTCCAGCAGCACCCCAGCTCCGTCTCCTTCCCCGGTGGCGAGACGATGCGCGCCATGCAGCGGCGCGCCGTCGAGGCCGTGCGCGACTGGAACGAGCGCGTCACCGCCGAGCACGGCGCGGACGCCGTCTACCTGATGTGCTCGCACGGGGACATCATCAAGTCCGTGGTGGCGGACGCCCTCGGCATGCACCTGGACCTCTTCCAGCGCGTGAGCGTCGAACCCGCCTCCGTCACGGCGATCCGGTACACCGCGCTGCGCCCCTTCGTGGTGCGGCTCGGCGACACCGGCACGCTCGCCTCCCTGGCGCCGCAGGAGCCGGACGCCGCTGCCCCGGGCCCGGAGGGTTCCGTGCCGGGCCAGGACGGCAACGCCGCCGTCGGGGGCGGTGCGTGA
- a CDS encoding DUF3090 domain-containing protein: protein MSRQVFLYDPPDRFVAGTVGLPGRRTFYLQATSEGRTTSVSLEKAQVEALAERIDELLDEVVRRSGGSTAVPAVAPSELSDNEPLTSPVDEEFRVGTMALAWDSDSERMVVEAQALVALEADSDESLAEAEERLLHDDENGPPMLRVRITGPMARAFAKRAMEVVNAGRPPCPLCSLPLDPEGHVCPRQNGYRRGEA from the coding sequence GTGTCCCGTCAGGTGTTCCTCTACGACCCGCCGGACCGATTCGTCGCCGGCACGGTCGGGCTGCCCGGACGGCGGACCTTCTACCTCCAGGCCACCTCCGAAGGGCGCACGACGAGCGTCTCGCTGGAGAAGGCACAGGTCGAGGCGCTGGCCGAGCGGATCGACGAGCTGCTCGACGAGGTCGTGCGGCGCAGCGGCGGCAGTACCGCCGTGCCGGCCGTCGCGCCCAGTGAGCTGTCCGACAACGAGCCGCTGACCAGCCCCGTCGACGAGGAGTTCCGCGTCGGCACCATGGCCCTCGCCTGGGACAGCGACAGCGAGCGGATGGTGGTCGAGGCGCAGGCACTCGTCGCCCTGGAGGCCGACTCCGACGAGTCGCTCGCGGAGGCCGAGGAGCGGCTCCTGCACGACGACGAGAACGGTCCGCCCATGCTGCGGGTGCGGATCACCGGCCCGATGGCCCGGGCGTTCGCCAAGCGCGCCATGGAGGTCGTCAACGCCGGCCGTCCGCCCTGCCCGCTGTGCAGTCTCCCGCTCGACCCGGAGGGACACGTATGCCCGCGCCAGAACGGATACCGCCGCGGGGAGGCGTGA
- a CDS encoding SCO1664 family protein yields the protein MPAPERIPPRGGVSPARRGDAAPRAAAPGTPVTRPPLGDAPQDRTAALLARGELTVVGRITDASNAVLYATVGDGDEVVPCVYKPVAGERPLWDFPRGTLAGREVAAYEVCRALGWDFVPPTVLRDGPYGAGMCQRWIGPPPDGEGPPPNAAERLLDLVDAEEPGPAWKAVGFAETAPGRTALLVHADDARLRRLAVLDAVINNADRKGGHLLPAPGGGLHAIDHGVTFHTDNKLRTLLWGWAGEPLPEDAVGPLRRLTHALADGAPLTRRLSALIDATELAALRRRTEELLASGRHPVPTGEWPAFPWPPI from the coding sequence ATGCCCGCGCCAGAACGGATACCGCCGCGGGGAGGCGTGAGCCCGGCCCGGCGGGGCGACGCCGCTCCCCGGGCGGCGGCCCCCGGCACCCCGGTGACGCGACCGCCCCTCGGCGACGCACCGCAGGACCGGACGGCGGCGCTGCTCGCCCGGGGTGAGCTGACCGTCGTCGGCCGGATCACCGACGCCTCCAACGCGGTCCTCTACGCCACGGTCGGCGACGGTGACGAGGTCGTGCCGTGCGTCTACAAGCCCGTCGCCGGGGAACGCCCCCTGTGGGACTTCCCGCGCGGGACGCTCGCCGGGCGCGAGGTCGCGGCGTACGAGGTGTGCCGCGCGCTCGGCTGGGATTTCGTGCCGCCCACCGTGTTGCGCGACGGGCCGTACGGCGCGGGGATGTGCCAGCGGTGGATCGGCCCGCCGCCGGACGGCGAGGGGCCGCCCCCGAACGCGGCGGAGCGGCTGCTGGACCTCGTGGACGCCGAGGAGCCCGGGCCGGCCTGGAAGGCCGTCGGTTTCGCCGAGACCGCGCCGGGCAGGACGGCCCTGCTCGTCCACGCCGACGACGCGCGGCTGCGTCGGCTGGCGGTCCTCGACGCCGTCATCAACAACGCCGACCGCAAGGGCGGCCACCTGCTGCCCGCACCGGGCGGCGGGCTCCACGCGATCGACCACGGCGTGACCTTCCACACCGACAACAAGCTGCGCACCCTGCTGTGGGGATGGGCGGGCGAGCCCCTGCCCGAGGACGCCGTCGGGCCGCTGCGCCGCCTGACGCACGCCCTGGCGGACGGCGCGCCGCTCACCCGGCGGCTGTCCGCCCTGATCGACGCCACGGAGCTGGCCGCGCTGCGGCGGCGCACCGAGGAGCTGCTGGCCTCGGGCCGGCACCCGGTGCCCACCGGCGAGTGGCCCGCGTTCCCCTGGCCGCCGATCTGA